Genomic window (Salinigranum halophilum):
GTGTTCAGCATCGTGTCGAGCCCCGCCGTCGAAGTCGCCGGGCAGACGTTCAACCCGCTCGCGGACTACTCGAACGACCGGCTCGTCCAGCTGGTGACGAACCGATTCGGGTCGCTCTCGGGTGTCGAACAGGTCAGTTCGCGACAGCTCACGGTGCTCGGGACCGAGACGACCGTGACGAAGTACGCCGCGACGACGACGGCACAGGGCCAGAACATCGACGTGTTCGTCCACGTGACCAAAGTCCGCCACGAGGGCGACTTCCTGGTCGGCATCGGTGTCTACCCCCAGCAACTCGACCAGGAGGCGGATATCCTCTCGCTGCTGCGAGCCGTCGAACATCCGGCGTAGGGGAGCCGCCAGCGGGCGAGCGACCCGGACAACGCTTTTCTGCAGTCCCTCGGAGGTAGCGGGCATGAACAACCTGCAGACGGTCGGTACCGTCCTCACCGCCGCGGGAGTCGTCGGGTACCTCCTCGGGGTGTTCGCGCCGTATCCCGGTCGTGGGTTCAGCGTCGCCGGCGTGATGGTCGGGCTCACCTTCCTCTCCATCGGGGGGGTCTTGCGATGACCGTCAGCGCGGTCGTCTACACCGAGTCGGGGGTCGACAGCTACGACGACCTCGAACGCGCCCGCGACGCCGACGGAACGACGTGGGTCCGCGCGTGGGACGCCGGCCCCGACGAACTCGACCGGGTCGCCTCGGTGTTCGGCATCCACCACCTCTCGGTCGAGGACGTCCAGCGCGACATCCGGCCGAAGACCGAGGAGTTCGCCTCACACACGTTCGTCCTCGTGAAGACCGCCTCGCTCCGGACCGGGGAGACGACGTTCCACGAGGAGTTGCGGACACAGCAGGTCGGACTGTTCATCGGGCGCGACTGGCTCGTGTCGATGTCGACGGTTGGACTCGACGCCGTCGAGGAGGTCTGGGCGTCCGTCCAGCGCGGCGACGCGCGCATCCTCCGACTCGGGGCGGACTTCGCGGCCTACCGCGTCATCGACCGTGTCGTCGACGGGTACTTTCTCGTCCTCGACGAGACCGAAGACCTCATCGAGGAGATCGAAGACGGCGTCCTCGCGGGACCGAGCGAGGAGGTGCTCGTCGCGCTGAACGACGTCAGACGCGACCTGCTCTCGGTCCGGAAGGTGCTGTGGCCGACCCGGGAGGCGGCGGCCATCCTCGCCCGTGGCGACCCCGACTACATCCAACCGGCGACGGAGAAG
Coding sequences:
- the corA gene encoding magnesium/cobalt transporter CorA is translated as MTVSAVVYTESGVDSYDDLERARDADGTTWVRAWDAGPDELDRVASVFGIHHLSVEDVQRDIRPKTEEFASHTFVLVKTASLRTGETTFHEELRTQQVGLFIGRDWLVSMSTVGLDAVEEVWASVQRGDARILRLGADFAAYRVIDRVVDGYFLVLDETEDLIEEIEDGVLAGPSEEVLVALNDVRRDLLSVRKVLWPTREAAAILARGDPDYIQPATEKYYRDVYDHLVQLVDLTETYRDLARGARDIYLNSLSQSTNEVMKTLTVVATLLLPLTFVVGVYGMNFAGGPYNMPELGWRFGYPAVMLGMASVTVILVAYFRQQRWL
- a CDS encoding DUF6517 family protein, with amino-acid sequence MRRTQLLVVALAAVLATSGCLGVFSGGTTTFEAEPADVDEAAASQTGFEKNGTRDSVVTREVGPEGVSETVQVVNKVTTYEKALEIPLLGTARLGVFSIVSSPAVEVAGQTFNPLADYSNDRLVQLVTNRFGSLSGVEQVSSRQLTVLGTETTVTKYAATTTAQGQNIDVFVHVTKVRHEGDFLVGIGVYPQQLDQEADILSLLRAVEHPA